One region of bacterium genomic DNA includes:
- a CDS encoding NYN domain-containing protein: MNEYHIKLKDVLRGRISVFIDAANLEQSVRSMWVNPKDIPDNLKHFEPGKLKWTVDYRQLKMFFEKMGELTAISYYSADFESESHRNFMYMLKKAGYKLSTKQMKKYFDHAPEHPHRKANFDVEIAVDAIDKIEKYDTFILFSGDCDFEYLLKVLRGKGKMTIVFSRSGHVAKELPPACHHYFDITDFRSEILSVKIRPRP, encoded by the coding sequence ATGAATGAATATCATATCAAGCTAAAAGACGTCCTTCGCGGCAGAATTAGTGTTTTCATTGATGCGGCGAATCTTGAGCAATCGGTACGCAGTATGTGGGTTAATCCAAAAGATATTCCGGACAATCTTAAGCATTTTGAACCGGGAAAATTAAAATGGACGGTAGATTATCGGCAGCTTAAAATGTTTTTCGAAAAAATGGGGGAGTTGACCGCTATCAGTTATTATTCTGCCGATTTTGAAAGTGAGTCCCATCGAAATTTTATGTATATGCTGAAGAAAGCGGGGTATAAGCTTTCCACCAAGCAGATGAAGAAATATTTTGATCATGCGCCGGAACATCCGCACCGCAAAGCGAATTTTGACGTTGAAATCGCCGTAGACGCGATAGATAAAATAGAAAAATACGATACGTTTATTTTGTTTTCCGGCGATTGTGATTTTGAATATTTGCTGAAAGTTTTAAGAGGGAAAGGAAAGATGACGATCGTTTTCTCAAGAAGCGGACATGTAGCCAAAGAACTCCCGCCAGCCTGTCATCATTATTTCGATATTACGGATTTTAGAAGTGAGATATTATCGGTAAAAATAAGGCCTCGTCCGTAA
- the hisS gene encoding histidine--tRNA ligase — MVQTAQENAKNDKKKEEVKPGVPARTEQRRGMQRPPEEEEEDIRARAPIALVVRSPRGMQDVLWDDMRYWDIVNDTFKQVAISFNMKKVSVPVVEEAALFERSIGETTDVVEKEMFFVKDRSGTTRLALRPEFTAGVARAYLEHGMSSKPQPVRMWYQGPVFRHDRPQAGRYRQLTQFGVEVIGEGHPIIDVQVIHLAYEAYKALQLDAFRIDINSVGCLNKNCRPSYLNALKKHVQDNTRKLCVDCKRRAKVNPLRIFDCKEEKCQMVGNTAPKVTENLCEDCKAHYQNVLRYLQDLGIPFRENARLVRGLDYYTRTAFEIISTLPAGDPLSGMALGGGGRYDGLVELLGGPATPAVGFSGGVERVIMQMKAEGVEVKNTDMPDVFLAHLGDLGRRRAVKLLDDLRRSGFKVAEAFHKDGIKAQLRNADRLKVQWTLILGQKEALDSTIILRNMESGMQETLDLNLDSLVPALKKRLHKEILTSHT, encoded by the coding sequence ATGGTTCAAACGGCCCAAGAAAACGCCAAAAATGACAAGAAGAAAGAAGAAGTAAAACCAGGCGTGCCGGCGCGCACCGAGCAACGTCGTGGAATGCAACGTCCGCCGGAAGAAGAGGAAGAAGATATTCGCGCGCGCGCGCCAATCGCGTTGGTCGTCCGTTCTCCGCGGGGGATGCAAGATGTTTTGTGGGATGATATGCGTTATTGGGATATTGTGAATGACACCTTTAAACAGGTCGCCATTAGTTTTAATATGAAAAAAGTTTCTGTTCCAGTTGTGGAAGAAGCGGCGCTTTTTGAGCGAAGTATCGGTGAAACCACGGATGTCGTGGAAAAGGAAATGTTTTTTGTGAAGGATCGCAGTGGAACAACACGTTTGGCATTACGTCCGGAATTTACGGCCGGTGTTGCCCGCGCTTATCTGGAACATGGAATGAGTAGTAAGCCACAACCGGTGCGGATGTGGTATCAAGGTCCGGTTTTTCGTCATGACCGTCCGCAGGCCGGTCGTTATCGTCAATTGACACAGTTTGGCGTGGAAGTAATCGGGGAAGGCCATCCAATAATCGATGTGCAAGTAATTCATTTAGCCTATGAAGCTTATAAGGCTTTGCAACTCGATGCTTTTAGAATTGATATCAATTCTGTTGGCTGTCTTAACAAAAATTGTCGTCCATCATATCTTAACGCATTGAAAAAACACGTGCAGGATAATACGCGAAAACTTTGTGTCGATTGCAAACGCCGAGCAAAGGTAAATCCACTCCGTATTTTTGATTGTAAAGAAGAAAAATGCCAAATGGTTGGCAATACCGCTCCTAAAGTTACCGAAAATCTTTGTGAAGATTGTAAAGCACATTATCAAAACGTTCTTCGTTATTTGCAAGATTTGGGCATTCCATTTAGGGAAAACGCACGTTTGGTGCGCGGTTTGGATTATTACACCCGAACTGCTTTTGAAATAATCTCAACGTTACCGGCCGGGGATCCATTGAGCGGTATGGCGTTGGGTGGTGGCGGTCGATACGACGGATTGGTTGAACTTCTTGGTGGTCCGGCTACTCCCGCCGTTGGTTTTTCCGGTGGGGTAGAGCGAGTAATTATGCAAATGAAAGCGGAAGGTGTTGAAGTAAAAAATACCGATATGCCGGATGTATTTTTGGCGCATCTGGGTGATCTTGGACGCCGTCGCGCCGTAAAACTTCTGGATGATTTGCGTCGTTCCGGCTTTAAAGTTGCCGAAGCGTTTCACAAAGACGGTATCAAAGCGCAACTGCGCAATGCCGATCGCCTAAAGGTGCAATGGACTTTGATTTTGGGGCAAAAAGAAGCCTTAGACAGCACCATTATTTTGCGCAATATGGAAAGCGGGATGCAAGAAACATTAGACTTGAATCTAGACTCACTTGTACCTGCCTTGAAAAAGAGATTGCACAAAGAAATTCTGACGAGCCATACGTGA
- the pth gene encoding aminoacyl-tRNA hydrolase, whose product MSEFNLDDIKIIVGLGNPGTEYEQTRHNAGAMMLTYLQNQWNFPEFKHDKYSNAMLSKGTGDRGQGTGRERVANASATSTLYPVPCTLVFPHTFMNESGQSVAYLMEKEHLQPEQLLVLHDDKDFNFEELKLQKEISSAGHKGVQSIIDCLGTSNFWRLRIGIGPVPEPMTTDIFVLQKFNTDETKKLDSIFQRAVELI is encoded by the coding sequence ATGTCCGAGTTTAATCTGGACGACATAAAAATAATCGTCGGTTTAGGAAATCCGGGAACCGAATATGAGCAGACGCGTCACAATGCGGGCGCAATGATGTTAACGTATCTGCAGAACCAGTGGAATTTCCCCGAATTCAAACACGACAAATACTCGAATGCGATGCTGTCGAAGGGTACAGGGGACAGGGGACAGGGGACAGGCCGCGAACGCGTCGCAAACGCGTCGGCAACCTCTACCCTCTACCCTGTCCCCTGTACCCTCGTCTTCCCGCACACCTTTATGAACGAATCCGGCCAAAGTGTCGCCTATCTCATGGAAAAAGAACACCTGCAACCGGAACAGTTATTGGTTTTACATGACGACAAAGATTTTAATTTCGAAGAATTGAAGTTGCAAAAAGAAATCTCTTCCGCCGGACACAAAGGCGTACAATCAATCATTGACTGTCTGGGAACATCCAACTTTTGGCGCCTAAGAATAGGCATCGGCCCAGTCCCGGAACCAATGACCACCGATATTTTTGTGTTGCAGAAATTTAATACAGACGAAACAAAAAAACTGGATAGTATTTTTCAGCGAGCGGTAGAATTAATCTAA
- a CDS encoding histidine triad nucleotide-binding protein: protein MSDCVFCKIIAKQIKADIVYEQDGVVAFNDLYPKYKTHVIIIPVKHLVSVAEMQEADDELVGKLMRIGAKIARERGLENGGYRLLTNIGVNAGQTVQHLHIHLLGGEKLRPL from the coding sequence ATGTCTGACTGCGTTTTCTGCAAAATTATCGCGAAACAAATAAAGGCCGATATTGTTTATGAGCAGGACGGCGTTGTTGCGTTTAACGATCTCTATCCAAAATATAAAACACACGTAATTATTATTCCCGTGAAACATTTGGTTTCGGTTGCGGAAATGCAAGAAGCCGATGATGAGTTGGTTGGAAAATTGATGCGCATCGGCGCGAAAATTGCGCGAGAAAGAGGATTGGAAAATGGTGGCTACAGATTATTAACCAATATCGGCGTCAATGCCGGACAAACCGTACAGCATTTACATATCCATCTTTTAGGTGGCGAAAAACTGCGTCCGCTCTAA
- a CDS encoding LCP family protein has protein sequence MSSRVSLSSDERANILREIRSADDGASVPVRSSKGGSNKNSGGTIKAPSGKRKRGRGLRRTIYVIVTLLVLCGGLFSAKILKVGQNVLNKDRSIFAQLVDLIIPGDRKLVGEKDGQINVLLAAIGGKGHEGENLTDTIMVAMIRPQEKKVALLSIPRDLFVRLPGSTSFTKINAINAYKENVKKGEGIIALGQKVEEISGLSIHYYARVDFTAFKQVVDKIGGVEVTVPVSFYDYWHKISFPAGTELMSGDRALSYVRARYVDGPEGGDFARAARQQHLLLAMREKIFSANTAFDIRAITGILDALGDNVATNFNLWELKGVFEMVRGIPKDNIHTAVLSTGNNGLLTGGTEILEGVPASVIRPRAGAEDYSQIKEFVSSIFTSAKTDALATPNSSSKPTATPATSPSATPSPSSSSPDATNLKAEKPTVEIRNGTNITGLASRTSAKLKIANFIIQTVGNTAKRDRTSTIVIDLTANKKPESLKTILSTLGISSSVSLPSSENSSKADFLILLGTDSAGSVPTATP, from the coding sequence ATGAGTTCTCGTGTATCTCTTTCGTCAGACGAACGCGCAAACATCTTGCGCGAGATAAGATCCGCCGATGACGGCGCTTCTGTTCCTGTTCGATCGTCAAAAGGCGGTAGCAATAAAAATAGCGGTGGCACCATCAAAGCCCCATCGGGAAAACGAAAAAGGGGCCGTGGCCTACGACGCACAATTTATGTCATCGTAACACTGCTCGTCCTTTGCGGTGGACTATTTTCCGCAAAAATACTTAAGGTCGGCCAAAACGTTCTCAACAAAGACCGTTCAATTTTCGCGCAATTAGTCGATCTTATTATCCCGGGTGATCGCAAACTGGTTGGCGAAAAAGACGGCCAAATCAATGTTCTACTCGCCGCCATCGGCGGAAAGGGTCACGAAGGCGAAAACCTGACCGACACAATCATGGTGGCAATGATTCGCCCCCAAGAAAAGAAGGTTGCGTTACTGTCTATTCCCCGCGATTTATTTGTGCGTCTTCCCGGCTCAACATCTTTCACAAAAATTAACGCCATTAATGCCTACAAAGAAAACGTCAAAAAGGGCGAAGGCATTATCGCCTTGGGTCAAAAAGTGGAAGAAATTTCCGGCCTCTCTATTCATTACTACGCACGAGTTGATTTCACTGCTTTTAAACAAGTTGTCGATAAAATAGGGGGCGTTGAAGTTACCGTCCCCGTTTCCTTCTACGATTACTGGCACAAAATTTCTTTCCCGGCCGGGACAGAACTAATGAGTGGTGATCGCGCCCTTTCCTATGTTCGCGCACGCTATGTTGATGGCCCCGAGGGTGGCGATTTCGCTCGCGCCGCGCGTCAGCAACATTTACTACTGGCAATGCGAGAAAAGATTTTCTCCGCCAACACCGCGTTTGATATTCGCGCCATTACCGGCATTCTCGATGCTTTGGGAGACAACGTCGCTACAAACTTTAATTTGTGGGAATTAAAAGGAGTTTTTGAAATGGTGCGCGGAATTCCAAAAGACAACATCCACACAGCCGTCTTGTCGACTGGAAACAATGGTCTCCTAACTGGTGGGACAGAAATTTTAGAAGGTGTTCCAGCTTCAGTTATTCGACCACGTGCCGGCGCCGAAGATTATTCACAGATCAAAGAATTTGTCAGCAGTATTTTTACATCTGCAAAAACCGACGCGTTGGCCACACCAAACTCATCTTCAAAACCAACCGCGACTCCCGCAACATCGCCTTCAGCCACACCGTCGCCATCATCTTCATCTCCTGACGCAACAAATTTAAAAGCCGAAAAACCGACCGTAGAAATTAGGAATGGCACAAATATCACAGGCTTGGCATCACGCACGTCGGCTAAACTAAAAATAGCAAACTTCATAATTCAAACTGTTGGAAACACGGCGAAACGTGATCGCACATCCACCATCGTCATCGATCTTACCGCCAATAAAAAACCGGAGAGCCTCAAAACAATTTTAAGCACGCTAGGTATCAGTAGTTCAGTTTCTCTTCCAAGCTCCGAAAACTCTTCAAAAGCAGACTTTCTTATTCTCCTCGGTACCGATTCTGCGGGAAGTGTACCAACGGCGACGCCATAA
- the lepB gene encoding signal peptidase I, which yields MEEQQQSDGPVRKESALRNLFSSIWGLAKVFIISALIILPIRTYIAQPFFVRGESMVPNFHDGEYLVIDELSYNLGIRSPKRGDVVVFRYPKDPSQFYIKRIIGLPGERVTISEDKIVVINNEYPKGLQLNEGQYLPTTDITVGNIDSMLGKDEYFVLGDNREHSSDSRFWGAVPRNLIVGRAWLRLFPINEASAFATPQYGGIVPSQATVSPQS from the coding sequence ATGGAAGAACAACAACAAAGTGACGGGCCGGTAAGAAAAGAGTCGGCTTTGAGAAATTTATTTTCCAGTATTTGGGGTTTGGCGAAAGTTTTTATTATCAGTGCGTTAATTATTTTGCCGATTCGGACCTATATTGCCCAGCCGTTTTTTGTGCGTGGTGAAAGCATGGTCCCAAATTTTCACGATGGTGAGTATCTGGTGATTGATGAATTGTCGTACAACCTAGGCATCAGATCACCAAAACGCGGTGACGTGGTTGTTTTCCGTTACCCAAAAGATCCGTCCCAGTTCTACATCAAACGAATTATCGGTCTGCCGGGCGAACGCGTGACAATTAGTGAAGATAAAATCGTCGTAATCAATAATGAATACCCAAAAGGACTGCAACTTAATGAGGGACAATATCTTCCAACTACCGATATCACGGTCGGAAACATTGATTCTATGCTTGGTAAGGATGAATATTTCGTACTGGGTGACAATCGTGAGCACAGCTCCGATTCGCGTTTTTGGGGGGCTGTTCCGCGTAATTTGATCGTCGGTCGCGCCTGGTTGCGTCTTTTTCCTATAAACGAAGCGTCGGCCTTCGCAACTCCGCAATATGGTGGTATTGTTCCGTCGCAAGCGACCGTGTCGCCTCAATCCTAA
- a CDS encoding DEAD/DEAH box helicase family protein → MSKEAKARIKINKLLEESGWRFEDDKNGKANIHLEPGVKYAELGDDFENETHGFIDFLLLDKDKRPLVVVEAKKEAIDPLSAKEQARNYARNAGARFVILSNGNIHYFWDTKHGNPDTISRFPTQDSITQYEKYTPNPVELAQTVVDENYIVSTQIPTFATDPAFQDESTRTEFLKTNKLKQLRPYQVQAIKALQECAKNGSQRFLFEMATGTGKTLISAAVIKLFLKSGNARRILFLVDRLELEVQAQKAFVQYLGKDYRSVIYKENKDSWAKASIVVSTIQTFLAGDRYKKEFSPTDFELVISDEAHRSIGGNSRAVFEYFVGYKLGLTATPKNYLRGFDAEGADSQREYERRLLIDTYKTFGCEAGNPTFSYDLEKGAEEGYLIKPTLVDARTNITTELLSEEGYAVHTLTESGETIDETFNERHYERKIFNEETNIAMCKALIDNGLFDPVAKQLGVDLFGKTIVFAVSQKHASRLTNVLNKIAFEKWPEQYSESNFAMQVSSQVASAQQMTINFANNRLGGQTNHPEGYDSSKTRVAVTVGMMTTGYDCQDLLNIALMRPVFSPTDFVQIKGRGTRKWQFEYNDYQNDPVIEPKEKFKFFDFFATCEYFENEFDYDEKIKLTYPFITPSTGSDGTGLGADGAGVVGDEPIGAKGPIDLATSDELATLSETPEGVIMRIDREGFKRAVEEDVLGNEKLKNMWENGDTEEAENFAQKQVFDKPKYFLNLDKIKKIFGVDRRITVKEFLQVAFGDKETFEMKDDLLESEWEKFMEVNPVDQTHYAPVKMFFKAYVTDEKVREIVTSRQIGRFNTESSFHFDEYQQLNGFKSVVPQYVRDYAYHLTNL, encoded by the coding sequence ATGTCAAAAGAAGCAAAGGCACGAATTAAAATAAATAAACTACTCGAAGAATCAGGTTGGCGTTTTGAAGATGATAAAAACGGCAAAGCCAATATCCACCTTGAGCCGGGCGTAAAATATGCCGAACTGGGTGATGATTTTGAAAATGAAACTCACGGTTTTATTGACTTTCTTTTATTAGATAAAGATAAGCGTCCCCTCGTTGTTGTAGAGGCCAAAAAAGAAGCGATTGATCCGCTGTCAGCGAAAGAGCAAGCGCGAAACTACGCTCGCAACGCCGGTGCTCGTTTTGTTATCCTCTCAAACGGCAATATTCATTATTTTTGGGATACCAAACACGGTAATCCCGACACAATTTCTCGTTTTCCAACACAAGATTCGATAACTCAATATGAAAAGTATACGCCGAATCCTGTCGAGCTTGCGCAAACGGTTGTTGATGAAAATTATATCGTCTCGACACAAATTCCAACCTTCGCGACAGACCCTGCTTTTCAAGATGAATCTACTCGCACAGAGTTTTTGAAAACCAATAAACTCAAGCAACTTCGTCCATACCAAGTGCAAGCAATCAAAGCGCTTCAAGAATGCGCAAAGAATGGAAGCCAAAGATTTTTGTTTGAAATGGCAACGGGAACAGGAAAAACGCTTATTTCTGCCGCGGTCATAAAACTATTTCTCAAATCCGGCAATGCTCGCCGAATACTTTTTCTCGTTGATCGCCTTGAGCTCGAAGTTCAAGCGCAAAAAGCGTTCGTTCAATATCTTGGCAAGGATTATCGAAGCGTTATCTACAAAGAAAACAAAGATTCGTGGGCAAAGGCCAGCATTGTCGTTTCCACGATCCAAACCTTTCTTGCCGGTGATCGTTACAAAAAAGAATTTTCACCAACCGATTTTGAACTGGTTATTTCCGACGAAGCTCATCGTTCCATTGGTGGCAACAGCCGTGCGGTTTTTGAATATTTTGTCGGCTACAAACTTGGTCTTACCGCGACGCCAAAAAATTATCTAAGAGGTTTTGATGCTGAAGGCGCAGATAGTCAAAGAGAATATGAGCGCCGACTTTTGATTGACACCTATAAAACATTTGGCTGTGAAGCCGGCAACCCGACTTTTTCATATGATCTGGAAAAAGGCGCGGAGGAGGGCTATCTCATCAAGCCGACTCTCGTGGACGCTCGCACAAACATAACGACGGAACTTCTTTCGGAAGAAGGCTATGCCGTCCACACTCTCACCGAAAGTGGCGAAACAATTGATGAGACTTTCAACGAACGCCACTACGAGCGCAAAATTTTCAACGAAGAAACCAATATTGCTATGTGTAAGGCGCTCATTGATAACGGACTTTTTGATCCCGTTGCCAAACAACTTGGCGTGGATTTGTTTGGGAAAACGATAGTTTTTGCCGTATCTCAAAAACATGCCTCTCGATTAACCAATGTCTTGAACAAAATTGCTTTTGAAAAATGGCCGGAACAATACAGCGAATCCAATTTCGCGATGCAAGTTTCTTCGCAAGTAGCGAGTGCCCAGCAAATGACCATCAATTTTGCCAATAATCGTCTTGGTGGACAAACAAACCACCCCGAAGGCTACGACTCGAGTAAAACTCGTGTTGCCGTGACTGTAGGAATGATGACAACCGGCTACGATTGCCAAGATTTACTCAATATCGCGCTGATGCGTCCGGTTTTTAGTCCGACTGATTTTGTGCAGATCAAAGGACGAGGCACAAGGAAATGGCAGTTTGAATATAACGATTATCAAAACGATCCAGTTATAGAACCAAAAGAAAAATTCAAGTTTTTTGATTTCTTTGCTACCTGCGAATATTTTGAAAATGAATTTGATTATGATGAAAAAATAAAACTTACTTATCCTTTTATCACACCATCAACTGGCTCTGACGGCACTGGCTTAGGTGCAGATGGCGCTGGTGTTGTGGGCGACGAGCCTATTGGGGCAAAAGGCCCGATAGACCTGGCGACCAGCGACGAACTCGCTACGCTTTCCGAAACTCCCGAGGGCGTGATTATGCGCATTGACCGTGAGGGCTTCAAGCGTGCCGTGGAAGAAGATGTGCTTGGCAACGAAAAACTCAAAAATATGTGGGAAAACGGCGACACCGAAGAAGCCGAAAATTTTGCCCAAAAGCAGGTTTTTGATAAGCCAAAATATTTCCTCAACCTCGACAAGATCAAAAAGATTTTTGGCGTTGATCGCCGTATTACCGTCAAAGAATTTTTGCAGGTAGCTTTTGGCGACAAAGAAACTTTTGAGATGAAAGATGACCTGCTCGAATCAGAATGGGAAAAGTTTATGGAAGTGAATCCGGTGGATCAAACGCACTACGCGCCAGTCAAAATGTTTTTTAAAGCGTATGTGACGGATGAAAAAGTCCGTGAAATCGTCACGAGCCGTCAAATCGGTCGTTTTAATACGGAGTCATCATTTCATTTTGACGAATATCAACAACTCAACGGATTCAAGTCAGTCGTCCCGCAATATGTCCGTGATTATGCCTATCATTTAACAAATTTATAG